In one Rugosibacter aromaticivorans genomic region, the following are encoded:
- a CDS encoding hydrolase 2, exosortase A system-associated — protein MTIPVTTQPFFLSVSGRSRFCLYHPPELAGAASRGAIVYIHPFAEEMNFSRHMAALQSRMLAAQGYAVLQIDLLGCGDSAGDFSEASWSAWVADIIAAARWMQSHRIIHNPTDSTEPLIFWGLRVGCLLATEAASALDEPVDFLFWQPVLSGEAYWRQFRRLEVAAKAVAARALENDSDARKNKPESVTENTPEIEIAGYRVSPALVAGLSASHLALPVNTRRVSCIEVSAWQALDESNTNSLPLPHSLPNSSSMSPSLAAAVDAWREQGTSVRCAVVPGTAFWQIAEAEDCPPLRAATVQLLTEGRDDSA, from the coding sequence GTGACAATACCTGTGACAACGCAGCCTTTTTTTCTTTCCGTTAGCGGTCGTTCGCGCTTTTGTCTTTACCACCCGCCGGAGCTGGCGGGCGCGGCCTCGCGTGGGGCCATTGTGTACATTCACCCGTTTGCCGAAGAAATGAATTTTTCGCGGCACATGGCGGCGTTGCAGTCACGGATGCTGGCGGCGCAGGGTTATGCCGTGCTGCAAATCGATCTATTAGGATGCGGCGATAGTGCAGGAGATTTCAGCGAGGCCAGTTGGTCGGCTTGGGTAGCGGACATTATCGCCGCAGCGCGCTGGATGCAGTCACATCGCATCATCCACAACCCGACCGACAGCACCGAGCCGCTGATTTTCTGGGGCTTACGTGTGGGGTGTCTGTTAGCGACTGAGGCTGCGAGTGCGCTGGACGAGCCTGTGGATTTTTTGTTCTGGCAGCCGGTACTGTCGGGCGAGGCGTATTGGCGGCAGTTTCGGCGCCTTGAGGTTGCAGCCAAAGCGGTGGCGGCCAGGGCGCTGGAAAATGACAGCGATGCGCGCAAAAATAAACCTGAAAGCGTGACAGAAAATACCCCGGAGATCGAGATTGCCGGATACCGCGTTTCGCCTGCGCTGGTTGCTGGCTTATCCGCGTCGCATCTTGCACTGCCTGTTAACACGCGGCGCGTGAGCTGTATTGAAGTCAGCGCCTGGCAGGCTCTTGACGAAAGTAATACGAATTCGCTGCCGTTGCCGCACTCATTGCCAAACTCAAGCTCAATGTCACCTTCACTAGCGGCGGCTGTCGATGCGTGGCGCGAACAAGGCACGAGCGTGCGCTGCGCCGTGGTACCAGGCACAGCCTTCTGGCAAATCGCCGAAGCCGAAGATTGCCCGCCCTTGCGCGCGGCTACAGTGCAACTATTGACAGAGGGCCGCGATGACTCCGCATGA
- a CDS encoding acyl carrier protein translates to MNIEKEVLMLLDTTLGLRGRGLAFVPETRLLGALPEFDSMTIINLVTGLEERFGVLVADDEIEGRLFATVGSLLDFVRHKVGPPQAQ, encoded by the coding sequence GTGAATATTGAAAAAGAAGTGCTGATGCTTCTTGATACAACGCTCGGTTTGCGTGGCAGAGGGTTGGCCTTTGTGCCAGAGACGCGCTTGCTGGGCGCGTTACCGGAATTCGATTCGATGACGATTATCAATCTCGTCACCGGGCTGGAAGAACGGTTTGGTGTACTGGTTGCCGACGATGAAATTGAAGGCCGCCTGTTTGCTACGGTGGGCTCACTGCTGGACTTTGTGCGGCATAAAGTTGGCCCGCCGCAGGCGCAGTAG
- a CDS encoding outer membrane lipoprotein-sorting protein: protein MKSMKGQAIFQDIPGVHGWVVLFVTLTSSLFAPYPLALAQTLADRAMTESKPETTDTAAQDILRSADQIRFPTEGFQVEISILSTKADQSTEARKYQVLSKGNDKTVVIVTEPAAERGQTMLMSGRELWVFLPSVSQPVRLSLAQRLTGQVANGDLARANFAGDYTPRVLRTDTLDGEKYTVLELTAIDKSVTYQRVVYWVKQKNAHPHKAEFYSLSNRLLKTAHYENFKMMAGKMRPTRLIMEDSLRAGEKSVLEYEAMKVRDIPDKFFTKDYLKKID from the coding sequence ATGAAAAGCATGAAAGGACAGGCCATTTTCCAAGACATTCCTGGCGTTCATGGGTGGGTTGTGTTATTTGTCACACTCACCAGCAGCCTGTTCGCACCTTATCCACTGGCGCTGGCGCAAACGCTGGCAGACCGGGCGATGACGGAAAGCAAACCCGAGACAACCGACACCGCCGCACAGGATATTCTGCGCAGCGCAGATCAAATTCGGTTTCCAACCGAAGGCTTTCAGGTCGAGATTTCGATTCTTTCCACCAAGGCCGATCAAAGCACCGAAGCACGCAAGTATCAGGTACTCTCCAAAGGCAACGACAAAACCGTGGTTATCGTCACCGAGCCAGCCGCTGAGCGCGGGCAAACCATGCTGATGAGCGGCCGTGAGTTGTGGGTATTTTTGCCTTCGGTCTCGCAACCCGTAAGATTATCTTTAGCGCAGCGGCTCACCGGGCAGGTGGCCAATGGCGATTTGGCACGCGCCAATTTTGCAGGGGATTACACCCCGCGTGTCTTGCGCACGGACACCCTTGATGGCGAAAAATATACCGTGCTTGAACTCACCGCCATTGATAAAAGCGTCACTTATCAGCGCGTGGTATATTGGGTCAAACAGAAAAACGCCCACCCGCACAAAGCCGAGTTTTATTCACTCTCCAATCGACTGCTCAAAACCGCCCACTATGAGAATTTCAAGATGATGGCAGGCAAAATGCGACCAACGCGGCTGATCATGGAAGATTCACTGCGCGCGGGCGAAAAATCAGTGCTCGAGTACGAGGCAATGAAAGTACGCGATATTCCTGACAAGTTTTTCACCAAAGACTACCTTAAAAAAATCGACTGA
- a CDS encoding acyl-CoA ligase (AMP-forming), exosortase A system-associated, with product MTIGMTTTLLPELIRNAAHRTPQAIALIDPLTDSPNKDAMHVTYAELWQQTEQCARALATLGLMPGERVAVYLEKRLETVVACFATAHAGGLFVPVNPILRAEQVGYILQDCTVTILITSTARLATLESVLASCPALRYIVLVDDLSTHPTHHRWSALLKDAASMLSAVSPAPTFSAEFSHDADTQAVAIFYTSGSTGKPKGVVISHRNLVIGAQSVAHYLDNRPDDRLLAALPLSFDAGFSQLTTAFHVGACVVLHNYVLPRDLLRALIEERITGLTAVPPLYIQLARCDWPVGCADTLRYFATTGGRMPGDTLARLREKTPHAKPFLMYGLTEAFRSTYLPPEEVDRRPDSIGRAIPHAEVLVLRTDGTVCDDNEPGELVHRGPLVTLGYWNNPEATAERFKSLPPHLDPTATERAVYSGDTVRRDAEGFLYFVGRRDDMIKTSGYRVSPTEIEEVLYAFELVAECAAFGIPHDTLGEAIHVVVALTANANNETASETAPAALLAECRRRLPSYMVPAMITIYPGPLPRNANGKIDRRTLAATLGAIAGKTAAPQKP from the coding sequence ATGACCATCGGCATGACAACCACCCTGTTACCCGAGCTCATCCGTAACGCCGCGCATCGCACGCCGCAAGCCATCGCGCTAATCGATCCGCTAACTGATTCGCCAAACAAGGACGCAATGCATGTCACTTATGCCGAGCTTTGGCAGCAAACCGAACAGTGTGCGCGAGCGCTCGCAACACTTGGCTTAATGCCCGGCGAGCGGGTCGCGGTGTATCTCGAAAAGCGGCTGGAAACCGTGGTTGCCTGCTTTGCCACAGCGCACGCCGGCGGCCTCTTCGTGCCGGTAAACCCGATTCTGCGTGCAGAACAAGTCGGGTACATTCTGCAGGATTGTACGGTCACAATACTCATCACATCCACTGCGCGTCTGGCCACTCTTGAGTCTGTGCTGGCGAGCTGCCCTGCGTTGCGCTACATCGTGCTGGTTGACGACCTATCGACACACCCTACGCATCATCGCTGGTCGGCACTGCTAAAAGACGCGGCATCGATGCTTTCCGCCGTGTCACCAGCGCCGACTTTTTCCGCAGAGTTCAGCCACGACGCCGACACACAAGCCGTGGCGATTTTCTACACCTCGGGCAGCACCGGCAAACCCAAAGGCGTGGTGATCTCTCACCGCAATCTCGTGATCGGCGCGCAAAGTGTCGCGCACTATCTTGATAATCGCCCGGATGATCGCCTGCTCGCTGCCTTACCCTTGTCGTTCGATGCCGGATTCAGTCAGCTCACCACCGCGTTTCATGTCGGTGCCTGCGTGGTGTTGCACAATTACGTGCTGCCGCGTGATCTGCTGCGTGCCTTGATTGAAGAGCGCATCACCGGCCTCACCGCCGTGCCGCCGTTGTACATCCAGCTCGCGCGATGCGACTGGCCCGTCGGTTGCGCCGATACCTTGCGTTATTTCGCCACCACCGGCGGGCGCATGCCGGGTGACACGCTGGCGCGTCTGCGAGAAAAAACGCCGCATGCGAAACCTTTTCTGATGTACGGCCTCACCGAAGCGTTTCGCTCAACCTATCTGCCACCTGAAGAAGTTGACCGGCGGCCCGATTCGATCGGCCGCGCCATTCCCCATGCCGAGGTGCTGGTGCTGCGCACCGACGGCACGGTCTGTGATGACAACGAACCCGGCGAACTCGTCCATCGCGGCCCGCTGGTCACCCTCGGTTACTGGAACAATCCAGAAGCCACCGCCGAGCGCTTTAAGTCCTTGCCGCCACATCTTGACCCAACCGCTACCGAGCGCGCCGTCTATTCCGGTGACACCGTGCGGCGGGATGCCGAAGGCTTTCTCTACTTTGTGGGGCGGCGGGATGACATGATCAAAACCTCCGGCTATCGCGTGAGCCCCACTGAAATTGAAGAAGTGCTCTATGCCTTTGAGCTGGTGGCTGAATGCGCCGCTTTTGGCATACCGCACGATACCTTGGGCGAAGCGATTCATGTCGTCGTCGCCCTCACCGCAAACGCCAACAACGAAACGGCGAGCGAAACTGCGCCCGCCGCTTTGCTCGCCGAGTGCCGCCGCCGTTTGCCGTCTTATATGGTTCCGGCCATGATCACTATTTATCCCGGTCCGCTGCCACGCAATGCCAATGGCAAGATTGATCGGCGTACACTGGCCGCTACCCTGGGGGCTATCGCAGGCAAAACCGCTGCCCCTCAAAAACCTTAA
- a CDS encoding PEP-CTERM sorting domain-containing protein produces MKLKKCSVALVAAAALLCAAPAFSNQIIIGLPADASTGNCFPFGCSYSGEYQQVYTASAFSGPITIMDLEFFNTSYNSGATSMNSGTWTIALSTTSSDWNTLSPTFATNLGGDNTTVFSGNLSQPWAFGNTLHIDLSTPFTYDPGNGNLLMDVMVSGASSPGGSLYFDTHTGGSIMGRNYHGTTQSDYGLVTGFSTTGATVPEPASLALLGIGLAGLAAARRRKQMV; encoded by the coding sequence ATGAAACTCAAGAAATGTAGTGTGGCACTTGTTGCGGCCGCTGCGCTGCTCTGTGCGGCTCCCGCGTTCTCCAACCAAATCATCATCGGATTGCCCGCGGATGCGAGCACAGGGAACTGCTTCCCATTCGGTTGTTCTTATTCGGGTGAGTATCAGCAGGTTTACACTGCTAGTGCGTTCTCTGGGCCCATTACCATCATGGACCTGGAGTTTTTCAACACCTCGTACAACTCGGGTGCTACCAGTATGAACTCCGGCACCTGGACAATCGCACTGTCCACAACCTCTAGCGACTGGAACACGCTTTCTCCCACTTTCGCCACGAACCTCGGTGGAGATAACACTACGGTGTTCAGCGGAAACCTGTCTCAACCCTGGGCGTTCGGAAACACACTCCATATCGATTTGAGCACCCCCTTCACGTACGACCCCGGGAATGGAAACTTGCTCATGGACGTTATGGTGTCGGGTGCTTCCAGTCCTGGCGGCAGTCTCTATTTCGATACCCACACCGGTGGTTCGATCATGGGCCGCAATTACCACGGTACTACACAGAGCGATTATGGGCTAGTAACTGGTTTCAGTACGACCGGAGCAACCGTTCCTGAACCCGCCTCCCTGGCACTACTCGGCATCGGCTTGGCCGGTCTGGCGGCCGCGCGTCGGCGCAAGCAGATGGTTTGA
- a CDS encoding hydrolase 1, exosortase A system-associated: protein MTPHESPEPSELPVIFDCAGERLIGVVSVPEQPTDTGVLILVGGRQYRVGSHRQFVLLSRRLASADFCCLRFDFRGMGDSTGELQNFAAVDADISAALAAFKAQCPHLKRVVLWGLCDAATAAVLYWQRTNDPFVVGLCLVNPWLRTEASLARARVRHYYVERLLDLAFWRKLFTGGVRLRSSFHEYLGQWRASRRVVQTRILVQRRIQKSFLGQTSADFITETLDGLRFFPGAILVVLSGRDLVAKEFMDTLACAGDAPTFTGAQRMRKDIPNADHTFSQTAPREELEAAVLAWLKTAFRS from the coding sequence ATGACTCCGCATGAATCGCCTGAGCCGAGCGAGTTGCCCGTCATCTTCGATTGCGCAGGGGAACGCCTGATCGGGGTGGTCAGTGTGCCGGAGCAGCCGACAGACACCGGCGTACTCATACTGGTGGGCGGCAGGCAGTATCGCGTGGGGAGCCATCGGCAATTTGTGTTGTTATCTCGCCGTCTGGCCAGCGCCGACTTTTGTTGCCTGCGCTTTGATTTTCGTGGCATGGGCGACAGCACCGGCGAGCTGCAAAATTTTGCGGCGGTGGATGCCGATATTTCAGCAGCGCTGGCGGCTTTTAAAGCCCAGTGCCCGCACCTCAAGCGTGTAGTGCTGTGGGGGTTGTGTGATGCCGCTACGGCAGCCGTGCTGTACTGGCAGCGCACGAATGACCCCTTCGTGGTCGGGCTGTGCCTGGTGAACCCCTGGCTGAGAACCGAAGCCAGCCTCGCCCGTGCGCGGGTGCGGCACTATTATGTTGAGCGTCTGCTTGACCTTGCGTTCTGGCGCAAACTCTTTACCGGCGGGGTGAGGCTGAGGTCTTCATTCCACGAGTATCTGGGCCAGTGGCGGGCTTCTCGCCGTGTTGTTCAGACACGGATTCTTGTCCAGAGACGGATTCAAAAATCCTTCCTCGGACAAACCAGCGCCGACTTTATAACGGAAACCCTCGACGGTTTGCGCTTTTTTCCGGGTGCGATTTTAGTGGTGCTCAGCGGCCGCGATCTGGTGGCCAAAGAGTTTATGGATACGCTGGCGTGTGCAGGTGATGCGCCCACATTCACAGGGGCGCAACGAATGCGCAAAGACATTCCGAACGCTGACCATACCTTTTCACAAACTGCCCCCCGCGAAGAACTGGAAGCAGCAGTGCTGGCCTGGCTCAAAACTGCTTTCCGGAGCTAA
- a CDS encoding ABC transporter ATP-binding protein codes for MHIVRVEGVFKDYFLGNQIVQALSNITLHIEQGVFLAISGPSGSGKTTLLNIIGCIDAPTEGKIFIKGQNVTQWSGNQLADVRACSIGFIFQTFNLLPVLSAAENVEYPLLYRKDVSKKERQQRVKYFLDMVGLSKYANHRPGQMSGGQRQRVAIARALAIKPVIILADEPTANLDRITGTEILHLMKDINHKLGTTFIFSTHDQRVIDMADRLVRIEDGVLRELGVRRGDQWTTVRLRSTEESAVDRAMMSVTEKGVVHG; via the coding sequence ATGCATATTGTTCGTGTTGAGGGAGTATTCAAGGATTATTTCCTCGGCAATCAGATTGTTCAGGCATTGTCGAATATAACACTGCACATTGAACAGGGCGTGTTCTTGGCGATATCGGGGCCGTCGGGTAGTGGTAAAACCACGCTGCTTAATATTATTGGCTGTATCGATGCGCCAACTGAAGGCAAGATATTTATTAAGGGTCAGAATGTGACGCAGTGGTCAGGCAATCAGCTGGCAGATGTGCGCGCCTGTTCCATCGGCTTTATTTTTCAGACCTTTAATCTCTTGCCGGTGCTGTCGGCTGCTGAAAATGTGGAATATCCGTTGCTTTACCGCAAAGATGTTTCCAAAAAAGAGCGCCAGCAGCGCGTGAAGTATTTTCTGGATATGGTGGGGTTGTCAAAGTACGCTAACCATCGGCCCGGCCAGATGAGCGGCGGCCAACGCCAGCGTGTGGCGATTGCACGGGCGCTGGCTATCAAGCCAGTCATTATTCTGGCCGATGAGCCCACGGCGAACCTTGATCGAATCACAGGCACTGAGATACTGCACCTAATGAAAGACATTAATCATAAGCTTGGCACCACTTTTATTTTTTCGACGCACGACCAACGTGTCATTGACATGGCTGATCGGTTGGTGCGTATTGAAGATGGTGTGCTGCGTGAACTGGGCGTGCGACGGGGCGACCAATGGACGACGGTACGTCTGCGTAGTACGGAAGAATCCGCTGTGGATCGTGCGATGATGAGCGTAACGGAGAAGGGGGTTGTGCATGGGTAA
- a CDS encoding YdcF family protein, whose amino-acid sequence MPVGVPFLLKKFLSVVLLPPLLPLLFIVGGVLFCHRYPRLGKTLAWGGVLLSLFLTTPAGVALLSAPLERVPVLKMADLQRAQAIVILGGGQRLHMPEYGGPTPNRITLERLRYGARLARHSGLPVLVSGGAPAGVTGEAVLMAQSLREDFNVNPRWQEVRSLDTADNARLSALILDPQGIHRIVLVTHAAHMRRAMNEFAAQGFDVIPAPTGFFSHRSAGSELSDFLPGATAAYASWYSLHEWLGLLAQSVRGMRSFAVSERVSDARPAYN is encoded by the coding sequence ATGCCGGTCGGTGTTCCCTTTCTGTTGAAAAAGTTTCTGTCGGTGGTGTTACTGCCACCGTTGCTGCCGCTGCTGTTCATTGTGGGCGGGGTATTGTTCTGCCACCGATATCCGCGCCTGGGAAAAACGCTGGCGTGGGGCGGCGTGCTGCTGAGCCTGTTTTTGACGACGCCGGCCGGGGTTGCTCTGTTGTCGGCACCCTTGGAGCGTGTTCCCGTGCTAAAGATGGCGGACTTGCAGCGTGCGCAGGCGATCGTCATTTTAGGGGGCGGGCAGCGGTTGCATATGCCCGAATACGGTGGCCCTACACCGAACCGGATCACGCTGGAGCGGCTGCGCTATGGTGCCCGTTTGGCACGTCACAGTGGTTTGCCGGTGCTGGTCAGTGGGGGCGCGCCAGCGGGTGTTACTGGCGAGGCCGTGCTCATGGCGCAAAGCTTGCGCGAAGACTTTAACGTTAACCCGCGCTGGCAGGAAGTGCGTTCGCTGGATACAGCGGACAATGCGCGGCTATCGGCGTTGATCCTCGACCCGCAAGGCATACACCGTATTGTGCTGGTTACCCATGCCGCGCACATGCGGCGGGCGATGAACGAGTTTGCAGCGCAGGGTTTTGACGTGATTCCCGCACCGACGGGATTTTTTAGTCACCGCAGTGCAGGATCCGAACTGAGCGACTTTTTGCCAGGCGCTACAGCCGCCTATGCGAGTTGGTATTCGCTGCATGAATGGTTGGGGCTGCTGGCGCAATCGGTGCGAGGTATGAGGTCATTCGCTGTGTCTGAACGGGTTTCTGATGCGCGCCCTGCGTATAATTAA
- a CDS encoding UDP-glucose dehydrogenase family protein, which translates to MKITVIGSGYVGLVSGACLAEVGNDVLCLDVDANKIRILNEGGIPIYEPGLEAMVKRNKEAGRLRFTTHIPDAVAHGDIQFIAVGTPPDEDGSADLQYVLAAARNIGEHMTGYKVVVDKSTVPVGTADKVRTAIGEALTARNATINFSVVSNPEFLKEGAAIDDFMKPDRIVVGVSDDQAADMMRQLYAPFQRNHERLIVMDVRSAELTKYAANAMLATRISFMNELANLAEKLGADIELVRQGIGSDPRIGYHFLYPGCGYGGSCFPKDVQALVRTAHAAGQDLKVLQAVEDANEVQKHVLAQKIIKHFGEDLSGKKIALWGLAFKPNTDDMREAPSRVLIEELFKCGATVRAYDPVAIHETQRIYGDEPRLEYAQNPMDTLEGADMLAIVTEWKEFRAPDFAAIKAKLKTPVIFDGRNLYDPTHVRAAGLSYFTIGRH; encoded by the coding sequence ATGAAAATTACGGTCATTGGCTCAGGCTACGTCGGCCTGGTTTCGGGCGCCTGCCTTGCAGAAGTCGGCAACGATGTGCTTTGCCTTGATGTGGATGCCAATAAAATTCGCATCCTCAACGAGGGGGGCATCCCCATTTATGAGCCGGGTCTGGAAGCCATGGTCAAGCGCAATAAAGAGGCCGGCCGCTTGCGCTTTACCACCCATATTCCTGATGCCGTAGCGCATGGCGATATCCAGTTTATTGCGGTGGGCACGCCGCCCGATGAAGATGGCTCGGCTGATCTTCAGTATGTGCTGGCCGCCGCCCGCAACATCGGCGAGCATATGACCGGCTACAAGGTTGTGGTCGACAAATCAACTGTTCCCGTGGGCACAGCTGACAAGGTGCGCACGGCGATTGGCGAGGCGCTCACAGCGCGTAATGCCACAATCAATTTCAGTGTCGTCTCCAACCCGGAGTTTTTAAAAGAAGGCGCGGCGATCGACGACTTCATGAAGCCGGACCGCATTGTGGTGGGTGTGTCCGACGATCAGGCGGCCGACATGATGCGCCAGCTCTACGCACCCTTTCAGCGCAACCACGAACGCCTGATCGTGATGGATGTGCGCTCGGCCGAGCTGACCAAATACGCCGCCAATGCCATGCTGGCCACGCGCATCAGCTTCATGAACGAGCTGGCGAATCTGGCGGAAAAACTCGGCGCGGATATTGAGCTGGTGCGTCAGGGCATCGGCTCCGACCCGCGCATCGGTTATCACTTCCTCTACCCCGGTTGCGGCTATGGCGGCTCATGTTTCCCCAAGGATGTGCAGGCGCTGGTTCGCACCGCGCACGCTGCCGGGCAAGACCTCAAGGTGCTGCAAGCGGTGGAAGATGCCAACGAAGTGCAAAAGCACGTGCTGGCGCAAAAAATTATCAAGCATTTTGGTGAAGATCTCTCCGGCAAAAAAATTGCCCTGTGGGGGCTGGCCTTCAAACCGAATACGGATGACATGCGCGAAGCACCGAGCCGTGTCCTCATCGAGGAGTTATTCAAGTGCGGCGCGACCGTGCGTGCGTATGACCCCGTTGCCATACACGAAACCCAGCGCATTTACGGCGACGAACCGCGCCTCGAATATGCCCAGAACCCCATGGATACCCTCGAAGGCGCGGATATGCTGGCGATAGTGACAGAATGGAAAGAGTTTCGCGCGCCGGATTTTGCCGCCATCAAGGCCAAGCTCAAAACACCGGTCATCTTCGATGGCCGCAATCTCTATGACCCTACGCATGTTCGCGCTGCAGGGCTGAGTTATTTCACCATCGGACGCCACTAG
- a CDS encoding GNAT family N-acetyltransferase: protein MIVHRFNDFAAFRAAIGGKPAEQASDHGAFFQTTDWFELLAQHGLPAGTPLQWLMATNDGSPILGLPLIQEPGRLTSLSNFYTPLYAPLLLRDGLNASTWPEDSLPACALAATTHFLRHNAPRPAVIQLQPLDIADAFYPAMRNALITAGYAVDSYFCFGNWTLPCRGLRFADYFARRPSALQNTMHRARKKLERAGAWKIDIHTQSGESLGAAITAFETIYQRSWKPSEAFPDFVRRLCALAAQRGWLRLGVLSLNGVALASQIWLVDQGKAAIFKLAYDPDAARYSPGSLLTAALMEYVLEHDAVDEIDYLSGDDPYKQDWMSHRRERHGLIAFDLAMPRGLFAAARHYGGKELRIWRTGRTA from the coding sequence ATGATCGTCCACCGCTTTAATGACTTTGCCGCGTTTCGGGCGGCCATAGGAGGAAAACCCGCAGAGCAGGCCAGCGATCATGGCGCGTTTTTTCAAACCACCGACTGGTTTGAACTGCTCGCGCAACACGGCTTACCCGCAGGCACGCCTCTGCAATGGCTGATGGCAACGAATGATGGCTCGCCCATCCTTGGATTGCCGCTGATTCAAGAACCAGGCAGGCTCACCAGTCTGAGCAATTTTTACACACCGCTCTATGCGCCCCTGCTATTACGCGATGGATTAAACGCATCGACTTGGCCTGAGGATTCTCTCCCAGCATGCGCACTGGCGGCCACCACGCATTTTTTACGCCACAACGCACCGCGCCCTGCGGTAATTCAATTGCAACCGCTCGACATCGCCGACGCCTTTTATCCGGCAATGCGCAACGCGCTCATTACTGCGGGTTACGCCGTCGATAGCTATTTCTGTTTTGGTAACTGGACTCTGCCCTGCCGTGGCCTGCGTTTTGCCGATTATTTTGCACGTCGTCCTTCTGCTTTACAGAACACGATGCACCGCGCACGCAAAAAACTCGAGCGCGCGGGTGCATGGAAAATAGACATTCACACACAGTCGGGGGAGTCGCTCGGCGCGGCTATCACCGCCTTTGAAACCATCTATCAGCGCAGTTGGAAGCCGTCTGAAGCCTTCCCCGATTTCGTGCGCAGGTTGTGTGCTCTGGCCGCACAACGCGGCTGGCTGCGGCTGGGGGTACTATCACTCAATGGCGTTGCCCTGGCCAGCCAGATATGGCTGGTGGATCAGGGCAAAGCCGCCATCTTCAAACTCGCTTACGACCCCGATGCCGCGCGCTACTCGCCCGGATCACTGCTCACTGCCGCCCTGATGGAATACGTGCTGGAGCATGATGCCGTTGATGAAATTGACTACTTGAGTGGCGATGACCCCTACAAGCAAGACTGGATGAGCCATCGCCGCGAACGGCATGGGCTGATTGCCTTTGACCTCGCGATGCCACGCGGCCTCTTCGCCGCAGCGCGCCACTATGGTGGAAAAGAACTCCGCATCTGGAGAACAGGCAGAACAGCATGA
- the galE gene encoding UDP-glucose 4-epimerase GalE, translating to MAHYLVTGGMGYIGSHTCVELLVAGHQVTIVDNLSNSKRVVLERMAHIAGRQPHFIQADIRDRAALAAAFQAMSGGCDGVIHFAGLKSVGESVSQPLSYYSNNVEGSIALFEVMAQFGVANLVFSSSATVYGDPASVPINEAATLSVTNPYGRSKLMIEDMLRDLAQADTSWRIALLRYFNPAGAHASGKIGEDPNGIPNNLMPYVTQVAVGKLAYLSVFGNDYPTPDGTGVRDYIHVVDLAKGHLAALGALARLGGGGLFTVNLGTGRGYSVLEVIRAFEAASGQSIAHRFAPRRAGDIAQCFADPTLAKALLGWQAEKNLADMCADAWRWQQQNPDGFI from the coding sequence ATGGCGCATTATCTAGTCACCGGTGGCATGGGGTACATTGGTAGCCACACGTGTGTTGAATTACTCGTGGCAGGTCATCAGGTCACGATTGTAGATAATCTATCCAACAGCAAACGGGTTGTGTTGGAGCGGATGGCTCACATTGCAGGGCGCCAGCCACATTTTATTCAAGCAGATATCCGTGATCGCGCTGCGCTAGCGGCTGCGTTTCAGGCCATGTCTGGCGGGTGTGATGGGGTGATCCATTTCGCGGGTTTAAAATCAGTCGGCGAATCGGTCAGCCAGCCCCTCAGCTATTACAGCAACAATGTCGAGGGCAGCATTGCGCTCTTCGAAGTAATGGCGCAGTTCGGGGTGGCTAATCTAGTGTTTTCTTCTTCCGCTACCGTGTATGGCGACCCGGCGTCAGTGCCCATCAATGAGGCCGCCACGCTGTCGGTGACCAACCCCTACGGGCGCTCGAAATTGATGATAGAAGACATGTTGCGTGATCTCGCCCAGGCTGACACTTCCTGGCGAATTGCCTTGTTGCGCTACTTTAATCCGGCAGGCGCGCATGCTTCCGGCAAAATTGGTGAAGACCCGAACGGGATACCTAACAACCTCATGCCCTATGTGACGCAGGTGGCAGTGGGTAAGCTTGCCTATCTTTCTGTGTTTGGTAATGACTACCCCACGCCAGATGGTACAGGCGTGCGCGACTATATTCATGTGGTGGATTTAGCCAAAGGTCATCTGGCGGCACTGGGTGCGTTGGCACGACTGGGCGGGGGCGGCTTATTCACGGTGAACCTGGGCACCGGCCGAGGGTACTCCGTGCTGGAGGTTATCCGCGCCTTCGAGGCTGCCAGTGGCCAGTCCATCGCGCATCGTTTCGCGCCGCGCCGCGCGGGGGATATTGCGCAATGCTTTGCTGATCCAACACTGGCCAAAGCGTTGCTCGGCTGGCAGGCAGAGAAAAATCTAGCCGACATGTGCGCTGATGCCTGGCGCTGGCAGCAGCAAAATCCAGATGGGTTTATTTAA